The genomic interval TTTATCAGAAACTCTACACCAATATTTATTACTCTTAACATGTTagtgattttattcttcattcttttaacctaaattacactatgaaatcacaatatatatatatatatcaattggatcaaatagtaacttaatgtattttgactaagatgTCTCAAGGCAAACAAATTGAAAAGGCCAAACACTTTGGCTGTAGAGTTCACTTAAATTTGGGCTAAAAGTCATAAAAACATGGAATCAGCCTGTGTACTTTAACATGACCTACATTCCAACTTAAATACTTGcttttaacttaaaaataaaccataataaatCTGAAGACACTCACCAACAACTACCACTGCATTGTCTGAGTGTCCAACACACAGGTGTGATGGATGTTCAACCAGAGCTTAGACCCAATACTTATGTTGGGGCTCCATCTAGTGTCTAATTGTTGAACTACACCTATACCTGACCTAAGGTGTACTGGACAGAACAGGTGAGAAGTGAGAGAAGGTTGAGTGTGTTGGCAGAGGTGTTTTCTTCTGGAGTATTGGAGCGTTTGGAGTGccatttgttcttttcttcacttttggaaaaccaataagacccttaaaactagtttaaatatgatgagcacacttaaacaggggtgaaaatccagtaaggcatgaaaaatgagaaaacatttttctgagataaggctatcataagatcCTTAAAACAAgttatgaaatatgaaaaaataaaataggaatGAAAAATTTGTGAGAAAATATAAAACCCATTTATTCAACTCAGACGTTTTTAAAGATACCAGACATACACATTATAACATTTAAATGACTCCACAACCATGCACAAATAACAAGTAGGTacgttcttgttcttcttttcaCGTTAAAAGTTTCATTGAGTTTTCTTAttccaaagaaaataaaaatacacacaaaaaaatctaattcaCTTCTTACTACAGCTTACTGAactacagacatgggcaacttggGTCCCaaatgtaaatgcacaaaataaccccaaaaacacatggaatggcagaaaaatattcaagaaattttgataaataaagagaaaacagcaaaaataaataaaattactgtAATACTAGATtacaaatgtatatatatatatatatatatatatatatatatatatatatatacacataaaatgactaaacacaGATGActacaataaataatgtaaaaaatatttacaaaaaaacacagaaaaatactaaaaaaatgacaccaaaaccccacaatacaactaaatatacaggatcacagaaaaatatttttttaaaaaaagacaacatggaatggcaaacacatacacaaaatatgacaaaagtgtGAAAAGAAATTTGcttaaatacacagaaaacagcaaaaataaacaaaactacactaaataggtaaaaaaaaaaaaaaaagaccccaaaatgacaacaaaaacacacaaaatgactcctaaaacacaaaacaacaaaattcagaatgataaaaatatacaaaatgataacgaaaacacacaaaattactccaaaaacactccgaaaaccacaacaaaacatcacatttttacacaaaataaatgtacaaggAGCTTCCAGCACATGGTGGATGTTTCCTCCATCCAGTGAAAGTTCTCCACTGTACAGAAAGCCCACCACAGCCTTCAGACCAGTGATGGAGACACCGATTAACTCCACCTGCAGACAAACAGCAACAAGTCCAGATGAATTCCCAAAGCCtttttaaatccatgatgatgaaaaactaaatttacacTGAGAATAAAAGGAGAACACACCAACATGTCCAGGTCAGAAAAAGTCAGAACATTACGTCagattagggctgcacgattatggccaaaataattatcacaattatttatcatttcagGGAAAACGActatttttaacaaacaatatgtgaacagtttagagtccaaaaaaaagctttaaacaagaatattgataaatactaaaatgtatCCAAGAATTTGCCAAAATGAACTATTGCCTAACTATAATTATACTGTTAGAGTGCAACTCCTTCAAAAACAATCACAGCGTATAAAGAGAAAGTTAAGAACATTAAGCTTAAGCTACAGGTTTTTAGCCAGAAACACTAGTGTGTCAACATTTTCTGGCTTGAGTGTCCgctggattaaagaatgaattaaTAATACTAATTAATTAGGTACTTATGTCAATCAACTCATGGGGGCGTGTCCAGACGTTCAACACGAGCGccccacctaaaaaaaaaaaaaaatccctaaaaCTAGTTTTATATCCATCCGAGGTCGCATTTTAACCATAAAACATGCAGACAAACAGGTGAATTTAATCGTGGAGACCAAAATCataatcatgattaaaatttgattaattgtgcagccttatGTCAGAAACTGTTATGTTTTTACcacacagattttttatttatgaacatgtcGTCCACCTGCATCTACGACTGaaaactacttttgttcagACACAGAATCCTCCTCTCCTGACTACAGACTTCTGTAATAAAAGCGTCTCTTTCCTTCTTCTTTACCTCATTCTGCTGCTCCTCCCTCATGCCCACAGTGAACATGGCGTGGAAGTAAGGGCTAAACACacgtcatcatttaaccgctggctatcgaggtggtgtccagaaaacgaggtgggcttcattgataattggagatccttctggggaaaaccgaacctgataggaagagatggaatccaccctactttggagggagcatctctactatcagaaaacatggcacagtcactgttatgacatctcatgaatgagaccatgttacagagggggagtcctccacgcccctctgcgcttgccttaggacagtttccctcccattgctattatgatagctgtgttcatcgccatgacaactgttgtgatggtgatgaatattattttatggagacggtgtctgtcccccgacccaaatttcacaatgattttaacataaaatcaaataaaagagctatcaattataaaaatctgaaaaaaattaaaatctcaaatctagaaacaccaaaacataaaagcattagatgtgctctattaaatattagaccactgagatccaaatctctactagaaaatgaccttatctcacaaaataactttgatttattctgtttaactgaaacatggctgtatcaagatgaatatgttagtttaaatgaagccactcctcccagtcatttaaatactcatatgccacgagacataggccgtggaggtggtgtagcagctatttatcattcctctctcctaatctatcctaaaccaaaggccagttacacttcctttgaaagcctggttctcaatttatctcatactgaatcaaaaacctaccagccagtcttatttgtgataatttaccgtcctccaggcccttattctgaatttctatcagaattctctgagtttatatcaaacttagtcctcagttctgataaaatactgatagtaggagattttaatatccatgttcgCCGTATTGCAAATTTCAATCTTACCATGACTTCAGTTCTGTTAGATgtagaaacatgatctttgtggcaaaaatgtggggtTTTTGGGGACAAGGATTGTCATGAAATAACACATTACACATGGAAAAGGGTGAAATTGTGATTTCTTTGCAGCCATGACTGTGTATGACAAAGATGCCTTTTTAAAGAGTGAACGATTTGATTTAAATCCCcatcaaaacataaattaatatatctattttcatttatttctcaggaAGATTATATCCATTGTGATTCTGGTTTATTTTGGAGCACGTGCCAACATGTACATTGATTAAACTGAAACATTGTAGATATCTGATCAATATTTAAATGGAACTGCAATgaataaagcttttattttgtaggaaaACCCTTTAAATAGAATAAGACTCATAGCCCCGAAGCATTATGTTCATCCAATAACTTCACAGTAAGCTAATTGAATaatcccattttatttttttaaagtattttcaaAGACTCATCAGTGATAACTGGTTCTTACCAAAAACAAAGTTATCTGGTCTGAAGATTTGTCCGAACGGTCCAGAGCGCACTGAGTCCATGGTACCTGGTTCCAGGTCCACTAGAACAGCCCTGGGGACATATTTACCTcctccacacaaacacacaaaatataatcAATACAGTTGACCTGTGAACAAAAACATCAGAAtaaaccacagtaaaaaaaacagccaaCCTTTACccattgtattttcattttaattcaagCTAACATAAGCTAAGCTAATATAAaatatgctatgctatgctatgctatgctatgctaaattAAGAGAAACTTAGATAGcatatgctatgctatgctatgctatgctatgctatgctatgctatgctatgctatgctatgctatgctatgctatgctaaaataaactaaGATAAGATAAGCTATAGTATGCTTAGCTAAAATAAGCAAAGTCCTCCAATGGGGAGGTTTCGTTACTTTAAGGTTCAACTTTTGAAAGTGTTAATTTGTTGTACTTGATTCACAGATTAGATGTAATTTGGTTCACACGAGATCCTCCAACAGATAAACActccctcaaaaaaaaaaaaaaaaacaatattcatgtaacaaaaacatgagcaCCTTTAATTATTCTGagatttaatcacattttatatattatctGTGGGGCGTTCCCACACCATACGCAACAGTTTGGTGTTTCTGATTCCTCTGCTGTCTTAGCTATGAATTAGGAATATATAAATGACGTTTTACTTGAAAACTGATTTTAACCTGATGTTTCTGTAATAAAAtcagattaaataaaacatttgtaatggagtcatcattgcacacttttattttctgtttaaataTTTGATGTTAACTTCTTGTAATGGGTGATGCTAAATGTTAGGTGTCGTATTGTAacatgatcaataaatgagagaaatgttGCCAACATTTAATTCATTGGATTCAAAAATCGCTTTTTTCATGTAGTgaacaaaaggaaaacatgCATCTATTGCACATTTGAATAATTTAGTTTACACACATTACTTTGACTTCCATTAAAATGCAAGTGTGTagtttatatacatgtatatatttatcataACTGCATATTTTTTCTACAATCTGTTCACCACTGTTGCTGCAGTGAGCCAGATTCTCCACAGGAGGGCAGTCTTCTTTAGGTTATGTCCACTTTTTGTCCTGCCTGGGAAGAGACTgtttactatttaatttaatgtatttttttaagttcaaTTTTAACTGAATTTCTGCCTTTTGCTtctatttcacaataaaaacacagaaaatatataattatgaCATAGGGCCACGTGTGGACCTCTGTTTAATTtcatgcagcccccaaagtgaacacacagaattacagaaaaataactaaaggtatggtaaaaacacacaaaagtacaaaaaagcacacaaactacgaaaattacagaaaaatattcaaaacaacaacaaaaatacacaaaactactccaaaaacacacaagatgattagaaaatacagaaaaatatacgaaacgacaacaaaaacacacaaatttactccaaaaatacac from Gouania willdenowi chromosome 11, fGouWil2.1, whole genome shotgun sequence carries:
- the LOC114471947 gene encoding tubulin beta-4B chain-like isoform X2; protein product: MDKQILGSRPEWVSESSKFWEVISDEHGIDPTGTYHGDSDLQLDRISVYYNEASGGKYVPRAVLVDLEPGTMDSVRSGPFGQIFRPDNFVFGGVNRCLHHWSEGCGGLSVQWRTFTGWRKHPPCAGSSLYIYFV